The following coding sequences lie in one Arachis ipaensis cultivar K30076 chromosome B05, Araip1.1, whole genome shotgun sequence genomic window:
- the LOC110271801 gene encoding uncharacterized protein LOC110271801, with translation MCDWANRIEYSLWTQHCDEGRRFGHMTTNISECVNSILKGVRNLPVCSLVKATYGRLAELFVRKGREAEAQMGTGQQFSQHLVKCIEANLKTARCFMVTVYDRDNSEFTVAETTSTGSFSLGSYRVSLASHTCDYGYFQALHFPCPHALACCAYSRLTWEPYVHQVYRLSSVFSVYQMGFTPPIPEGFWPPYDGPTVIPDPNKRRAREGRPRSTRIRTNMDEADPNRPKRCGLCRQPSHTRRSCPQLGGAEHTRGHD, from the coding sequence atgtgtgaCTGGGCGAACCGGATTGAGTATTCGTTGTGGACACAGCATTGTGATGAGGGGCGTAGATTCGGACACATGACGACAAATATATCTGAGTGTGTGAACTCGATCCTCAAGGGTGTCAGAAACCTTCCTGTGTGCTCGCTAGTGAAGGCAACATACGGAAGGTTGGCCGAATTATTTGTTCGCAAAGGGAGAGAGGCTGAGGCACAGATGGGAACCGGACAACAATTTAGTCAGCACTTGGTGAAGTGTAtagaggccaacttgaagacggctAGGTGCTTCATGGTTACTGTGTACGACAgggataactccgagttcaccgtCGCAGAGACAACTTCGACTGGTTCTTTCTCACTGGGTAGCTACAGAGTCTCGCTTGCATCTCACACATGTGACTACGGATACTTCCAGGCACTTCATTTCCCGTGTCCCCACGCACTGGCATGCTGTGCCTACTCACGGCTTACATGGGAGCCTTACGTCCACCAGGTGTATCGTCTTAGTTCAGTCTTCAGTGTGTATCAGATGGgtttcacacctcccattccagAGGGTTTCTGGCCACCATATGACGGGCCGACTGTCATCCCTGACCCCAATAAGAGGCGTGCGAGAGAGGGTCGTCCCAGGTCCACTCGGATACGGACCAATATGGACGAGGCAGATCCGAACCGGCCAAAGAGATGTGGGCTTTGTCGGCAGCCCAGCCACACACGTCGAAGTTGCCCACAGCTCGGAGGAGCAGAGCACACACGGGGACATGATTAG
- the LOC107643147 gene encoding uncharacterized protein LOC107643147 (The sequence of the model RefSeq protein was modified relative to this genomic sequence to represent the inferred CDS: added 60 bases not found in genome assembly) — MAMATTNPFSLSSSKSHFPAPFSSSPSRNRKHPFLLCHRHYTNSLRLCYYPRSSSRRRVACKAAQVSVAEESSSSGGENWVPVVPLGALPKGERRVIIQDGETILLLWYKDEVFAIENRSPAEGAYSEGLLNAKLTQDGCIVCPTTDSTFDLRTGEIKEWYPKNPVLRVLTPALRSLFVYPVKTDEQNIYISMRGGVTSDASAEIVFSGKAQPGLTASDVNVDEVRMVVDEDSEGFGFTGKNELINGKAAVIGFLLLLDFELLTGKGLLKGTGFLDFIYSVSNALN, encoded by the exons ATGGCCATGGCCACCACCAatcctttctccctctcttcctccAAATCCCACTTTCCCGctcctttctcttcttctccttctcgcAACCGCAAACACCCCTTTCTTCTCTGCCACCGCCATTACACCAACTCTCTTCGGCTCTGCTACTACCCTAGGTCTTCTTCTCGCCGACGAGTGGCGTGCAAGGCCGCCCAGGTTTCCGTCGCGGAGGAGTCGTCGTCGTCGGGAGGGGAGAATTGGGTGCCGGTGGTGCCGCTGGGGGCGCTGCCGAAGGGGGAGCGGCGCGTGATAATACAGGATGGAGAGACGATTC CTTACAGCGAGGGTTTGCTCAATGCCAAGCTCACGCAG GATGGATGCATAGTTTGCCCAACAACTGATAGCACATTTGATCTAAGAACAGGAGAAATCAAGGAATGGTATCCCAAAAATCCTGTTCTGAGAGTTCTCACGCCTGCTCTCAGGTCACTCTTTGTGTATCCTGTGAAAACAGATGAACAGAATATATATATCAGCATGAGAGGAGGTGTGACATCTGACGCCTCGGCCGAAATTGTCTTCAGTGGGAAGGCTCAACCCGGTTTAACAGCGAGTGATGTCAATGTCGACGAG GTTAGAATGGTTGTTGACGAGGATTCAGAGGGATTTGGTTTTACTGGTAAAAATGAATTGATAAATGGGAAAGCAGCTGTTATTGGCTTCCTTTTGTTGTTGGATTTTGAGCTATTAACAGGTAAGGGTCTTTTGAAGGGAACAGGCTTCTTGGACTTCATATATTCAGTATCTAATGCTCTCAACTAG